The genomic stretch AGACCAGGTCCGCCGTGCGCGCGAGGCAGGGCTTCGAGCCGCCTTCCTGGGCTCGGCGCAGAAGGCCGGGGAGCGTAGGACGATCATGGAGGCGGCACGAACGGGTTCCCTCGACGTGCTCTTCGTGGCGCCGGAGCGCATTGGCCTCACTCCTTTTCGCCGCCTCGTGGCCGAATGCGACGTGCGGCTGCTCGCGGTCGACGAAGCGCACTGCATCAGCAAGTGAGCCACCCCTTGCGTTCCGGGGCTCTTAGGGCCACCGGTGCCACTTGTGGTGCCGCTTCGGGAGTCGCTAGATCGCGCGGAGCCGCTCCCGCCCGGCATAGATACGCCTGATCGCGTTGTCGGCGGCCTGGTCTCCGCGGTAGTGCCCGTACGTACTCTGAGT from Gemmatimonadota bacterium encodes the following:
- a CDS encoding DEAD/DEAH box helicase, which gives rise to MSADPLALLQKHFGYPAFRPGQEELVRAVLAGRDALGILPTGGGKSVCYQIPALALGGLTLVITPLVSLMEDQVRRAREAGLRAAFLGSAQKAGERRTIMEAARTGSLDVLFVAPERIGLTPFRRLVAECDVRLLAVDEAHCISK